A region of Rhizorhabdus wittichii RW1 DNA encodes the following proteins:
- a CDS encoding acetyl-CoA carboxylase, biotin carboxylase (TIGRFAM: acetyl-CoA carboxylase, biotin carboxylase~PFAM: ATP-dependent carboxylate-amine ligase domain protein, ATP-grasp; Carbamoyl-phosphate synthase L chain, ATP-binding; Carbamoyl-phosphate synthetase large chain domain protein; biotin carboxylase domain protein), with amino-acid sequence MAISKVLIANRGEIALRIHRACHEMGIQTVAVHSTADADAMHVRLADQSVCIGPPPAAESYLNIPSIIAAAEISGADAIHPGYGFLSENALFAEIVESHNLIWIGPKPEHIRTMGDKIEAKATAAKLGLPLVPGSPGPLTSIEEAKAVAAQIGYPVLIKAASGGGGRGMKVVPEETQLETLMAQASSEAKAAFGDGTVYMEKYLADPRHIEFQVFGDGNGNAIHVGERDCSLQRRHQKVLEEAPSPVISHAQRAEMGTIVARAMADMGYRGAGTIEFLYENGEFYFIEMNTRLQVEHPVTEAITGLDLVREQIRVAEGKPLSVAQEDLEFRGHAIECRINAEDWKTFMPSPGTVKAFHAPGGMHVRVDSGIYAGYRIPPYYDSMIAKLIVYGRDREGCLRRLRRALEEFVVEGVKTTIPLHQALLDSPDFQKGDYTIKWLEQWLAGLDQA; translated from the coding sequence GTGGCGATAAGCAAGGTCCTGATCGCCAATCGCGGTGAGATCGCGCTCCGCATCCACCGCGCCTGCCATGAGATGGGCATCCAGACCGTCGCGGTCCATTCGACCGCCGACGCCGACGCGATGCACGTCCGCCTGGCCGATCAGTCGGTGTGCATCGGCCCGCCGCCGGCGGCCGAGAGCTACCTGAACATCCCCAGCATCATCGCCGCGGCCGAGATCTCGGGCGCGGACGCGATCCATCCCGGCTACGGCTTCCTCTCGGAAAACGCTCTGTTCGCCGAGATCGTCGAATCGCACAACCTGATCTGGATCGGCCCGAAGCCCGAGCATATCCGCACGATGGGCGACAAGATCGAGGCCAAGGCGACCGCCGCCAAGCTCGGCCTGCCGCTCGTCCCCGGCTCGCCCGGTCCGCTCACCTCGATCGAGGAAGCGAAGGCGGTCGCCGCGCAGATCGGCTATCCGGTGCTGATCAAGGCCGCGTCGGGCGGCGGCGGGCGCGGCATGAAGGTCGTGCCCGAGGAGACCCAGCTCGAGACGCTGATGGCGCAGGCGAGCTCGGAGGCAAAGGCGGCGTTCGGCGACGGCACCGTCTATATGGAGAAATATCTCGCCGATCCGCGCCACATCGAGTTCCAGGTGTTCGGCGACGGCAACGGCAACGCCATCCATGTCGGCGAGCGCGACTGCTCGCTGCAGCGCCGCCACCAGAAGGTGCTGGAGGAGGCTCCCTCCCCCGTCATCAGCCATGCCCAGCGCGCCGAGATGGGCACGATCGTCGCCCGCGCCATGGCCGACATGGGCTATCGCGGCGCCGGCACGATCGAGTTCCTCTACGAGAATGGCGAGTTCTACTTCATCGAGATGAACACCCGCCTGCAGGTGGAGCATCCGGTGACCGAGGCGATCACCGGCCTCGACCTCGTCCGCGAGCAGATCCGCGTCGCCGAGGGCAAGCCGCTGTCGGTCGCGCAGGAGGACCTCGAATTCCGCGGCCACGCGATCGAATGCCGGATCAACGCCGAGGACTGGAAGACCTTCATGCCGAGCCCCGGCACGGTGAAGGCGTTCCATGCGCCGGGCGGCATGCACGTCCGCGTCGATAGCGGCATCTACGCCGGCTATCGCATCCCGCCTTATTATGATTCGATGATCGCCAAGCTGATCGTCTACGGGCGCGACCGCGAAGGCTGCCTCCGCCGCCTCCGCCGCGCGCTGGAGGAGTTCGTGGTCGAGGGCGTCAAGACGACGATACCGCTCCACCAGGCGCTGCTCGACTCCCCCGATTTCCAGAAGGGCGACTATACGATCAAGTGGCTTGAGCAATGGCTGGCGGGGCTGGACCAGGCCTGA
- a CDS encoding arsenate reductase (TIGRFAM: arsenate reductase~PFAM: arsenate reductase and related), translating to MKATIWHNPRCSKSRETLAILEAAPGVEVEVVDYLKTPPGRARIAEMYRKAGMTAAEGLRKAEDGAKLLKGASEDAILDAMAADPILIERPLVETPKGVRLGRPPEKVREIL from the coding sequence ATGAAAGCGACCATCTGGCACAATCCGCGCTGCTCCAAGTCGCGCGAGACGCTGGCGATCCTCGAAGCCGCGCCGGGCGTCGAGGTCGAGGTGGTCGACTATCTCAAGACCCCGCCGGGCCGCGCGCGGATCGCCGAGATGTACCGCAAGGCGGGCATGACCGCCGCCGAGGGCCTCCGCAAGGCCGAGGACGGCGCCAAGCTGCTGAAGGGCGCGAGCGAGGACGCGATCCTCGACGCGATGGCCGCCGACCCGATCCTGATCGAACGCCCGCTGGTCGAGACGCCGAAGGGCGTGCGCCTCGGCCGCCCGCCGGAGAAGGTTCGCGAGATCCTCTGA
- a CDS encoding lipolytic enzyme, G-D-S-L family (PFAM: lipolytic enzyme, G-D-S-L family): MKRVLSAILLMAAAVAAAEPPKGPAKVTPRFDAEVAALAARPLPVDGVSTLFLGSSSIRLWDVGMSFPTLHALNRGFGGATTADVLHHYNRVVAGLQPATVVVYVGENDIAAGATAEAATTDVLTLLARLRTDMPRARIAYLSMKPTPLRWDLYARMMAANAAIKAQAATIGFDFIDVGGALLDEAGKPDARYFGVDGLHLNERGYERWTSIVERYLKPRAPIGAALPAKAS; this comes from the coding sequence ATGAAACGGGTCTTGTCGGCGATCCTGTTGATGGCGGCTGCGGTGGCAGCGGCGGAGCCCCCCAAGGGCCCGGCCAAGGTCACGCCGCGCTTCGATGCCGAGGTGGCGGCGCTGGCCGCCCGGCCCTTGCCGGTCGACGGCGTCTCGACCCTGTTCCTCGGCAGCTCCAGCATCCGGCTGTGGGACGTGGGGATGAGCTTCCCGACGCTGCACGCGCTCAATCGCGGCTTCGGCGGCGCCACCACGGCCGACGTCCTCCACCATTACAACCGCGTGGTCGCCGGGCTGCAGCCGGCGACGGTAGTCGTCTATGTCGGGGAGAACGACATCGCCGCCGGCGCGACCGCCGAGGCGGCGACGACCGACGTGCTGACCCTGCTCGCGCGGCTGCGCACCGACATGCCGCGCGCGCGGATCGCCTATCTGTCGATGAAGCCGACCCCGCTGCGCTGGGACCTCTATGCGCGGATGATGGCGGCCAACGCCGCGATCAAGGCGCAGGCGGCGACGATCGGCTTCGACTTCATCGATGTCGGCGGCGCGCTGCTCGACGAGGCGGGCAAGCCCGACGCCCGATATTTCGGGGTCGACGGCCTGCACCTCAACGAGCGGGGCTATGAGCGCTGGACGTCGATCGTTGAGCGTTACCTGAAGCCCAGGGCGCCGATCGGCGCGGCGCTGCCGGCCAAGGCTTCGTGA
- a CDS encoding Antibiotic biosynthesis monooxygenase (PFAM: Antibiotic biosynthesis monooxygenase) translates to MIKELAEIDIKPGCEQAFEQAAVLARDLFLGSKGCIAFRLHRSMEQPSRYRMFVEWETIEDHMIEFRNSDAFLEWRRLCGSYFQNPPRVEHLAVIVEGRSEDLAVAAE, encoded by the coding sequence ATGATCAAGGAATTGGCGGAAATCGACATCAAGCCGGGCTGCGAACAGGCGTTCGAGCAGGCGGCGGTGCTCGCCAGGGACCTGTTCCTCGGCTCGAAGGGCTGCATCGCCTTCCGCCTCCACCGGTCGATGGAACAGCCGAGCCGCTACCGGATGTTCGTCGAGTGGGAGACGATCGAGGATCACATGATCGAATTCCGCAATTCGGACGCCTTCCTCGAATGGCGCCGGCTGTGCGGGTCCTATTTCCAGAACCCGCCGCGGGTCGAGCATCTGGCGGTGATCGTCGAGGGCCGCAGCGAGGACCTGGCCGTCGCCGCCGAATAG
- a CDS encoding 3-dehydroquinate dehydratase (TIGRFAM: 3-dehydroquinate dehydratase, type II~PFAM: dehydroquinase, class II) has translation MLGTREPEIYGTTTLDDIAGMLEDRALELGFEIDMRQSNHEGHLVDWVQEANASGARAVIINPGAYTHTSIALHDAIKGVSIPVIEVHLSNPHARETFRHVSYVGQAAKGSIMGFGAQSYMLALDAAARI, from the coding sequence ATGCTCGGCACCCGCGAGCCGGAGATATACGGGACGACGACGCTCGACGACATCGCCGGCATGCTGGAGGACCGCGCGCTCGAACTGGGGTTCGAGATCGACATGCGCCAGTCGAACCACGAAGGGCACCTCGTCGACTGGGTCCAGGAGGCGAACGCCTCCGGCGCCAGGGCGGTCATCATCAATCCCGGCGCCTATACCCACACCTCGATCGCGCTCCACGACGCGATCAAGGGGGTCTCGATCCCGGTGATCGAGGTGCATCTGTCCAATCCGCATGCCCGCGAGACCTTCCGCCACGTCAGCTATGTCGGGCAGGCGGCGAAGGGTTCGATCATGGGGTTCGGCGCGCAATCCTACATGCTTGCGCTGGACGCCGCCGCCCGCATCTGA
- a CDS encoding biotin carboxyl carrier protein (TIGRFAM: acetyl-CoA carboxylase, biotin carboxyl carrier protein~PFAM: biotin/lipoyl attachment domain-containing protein), which produces MQVDPELVRQLAQLLDDTNLTEIEVQDGERRIKVARNVTVGAAPIAMPAPVAAPAAAAPAAAPAAEAPADHPGAVKSPMVGTAYLSPEPGGKSFVAPGDKVAAGQTLLIVEAMKVMNAIAAPRAGTVKALLVENGQPVEYDQPLAVVE; this is translated from the coding sequence ATGCAGGTCGACCCAGAACTGGTGCGCCAGCTTGCCCAGCTGCTGGACGACACCAACCTTACCGAGATCGAGGTCCAGGACGGCGAGCGCCGGATCAAGGTCGCGCGCAACGTGACGGTCGGCGCCGCGCCGATCGCGATGCCCGCGCCCGTCGCCGCCCCGGCCGCCGCCGCTCCGGCCGCGGCGCCCGCCGCCGAAGCGCCGGCCGACCATCCCGGCGCGGTCAAGTCGCCGATGGTGGGCACCGCCTATCTGTCGCCCGAGCCGGGCGGCAAGTCGTTCGTCGCGCCGGGCGACAAGGTCGCCGCCGGCCAGACGCTGCTGATCGTCGAGGCGATGAAGGTGATGAACGCCATCGCCGCCCCGCGCGCAGGCACGGTCAAGGCGCTGCTGGTCGAGAACGGCCAGCCGGTGGAATATGACCAGCCGCTCGCGGTCGTCGAGTAA
- a CDS encoding acid phosphatase (Class B) (PFAM: acid phosphatase (Class B)) codes for MVGRGRARPARRFATAAMLAALAGCAGRGPPASIPAPPASPPPGMQYLYGSAEAAALDVQAFGALTVFVERQAERRASVVLAADASPDRPAFTACGDRPPAVVFDMDETLVLNLGYEMLEARGGKGFDADRWSRWEQADGAALAPLPGAVEAVAALRRRGVTPIVNTNRAAASAAAAEAALARVGLGAFRHGETLFLAGDVDGQRGKDGRRQEIARRFCVIAMVGDQLGDFSDGFRGDPAARRALATAPAIARLWGQGWFMLPNPVYGSGLAGDWDAVFPADKRWTDPVEGQGK; via the coding sequence ATGGTCGGCCGGGGGAGGGCGCGGCCCGCGCGGCGCTTCGCGACGGCGGCGATGCTCGCGGCGCTGGCCGGATGCGCCGGTCGCGGTCCGCCGGCCTCGATCCCGGCTCCGCCCGCAAGTCCTCCGCCGGGCATGCAATATCTCTACGGATCGGCCGAGGCGGCGGCGCTCGACGTCCAGGCGTTCGGCGCGCTGACCGTCTTCGTCGAGCGGCAGGCGGAGCGGCGCGCCTCGGTGGTGCTGGCGGCCGATGCTTCGCCCGACCGTCCCGCCTTCACCGCCTGCGGCGACCGACCGCCGGCGGTGGTGTTCGACATGGACGAGACGCTGGTCCTCAACCTCGGTTACGAGATGCTCGAAGCACGCGGCGGCAAGGGTTTCGACGCCGATCGCTGGTCGCGCTGGGAGCAAGCCGACGGCGCCGCGCTGGCGCCGCTGCCGGGCGCGGTCGAGGCGGTCGCGGCGCTGCGCCGGCGCGGGGTGACGCCGATCGTCAACACCAACCGCGCCGCGGCCAGCGCCGCCGCCGCCGAGGCCGCGCTCGCCAGGGTCGGGCTGGGCGCGTTCCGCCATGGCGAGACGCTGTTCCTGGCGGGCGACGTCGACGGGCAGCGCGGCAAGGACGGCCGGCGGCAGGAGATCGCCCGCCGCTTCTGCGTGATCGCGATGGTCGGCGATCAGCTCGGCGACTTCAGCGACGGCTTCCGCGGCGATCCCGCTGCGCGCCGGGCGCTGGCGACCGCGCCGGCGATCGCGCGGCTGTGGGGACAGGGCTGGTTCATGCTGCCCAACCCGGTCTACGGATCGGGGCTGGCGGGGGACTGGGACGCGGTCTTCCCGGCCGACAAGCGCTGGACCGATCCCGTTGAAGGGCAAGGGAAATGA
- a CDS encoding TonB-dependent receptor (PFAM: TonB-dependent receptor; TonB-dependent receptor, plug) encodes MTVSTVRRAALMFGVAFAALAAAPSFAQAAPADEASSGEGLDEIIVTAERREENLQRVPVSVGVVNGDNIRAYTSGGDDTLLALSGRVPSLYAETTTGRIFPRFYIRGLGNIDFYLGASQPVSIIQDDIVLEHVVLKSNPVYDTQQVEVLRGPQGSLFGRNTTAGIIKFDSIKPSNAFEARASASYGSYNTITVDAGVGGPIVEDKVAVRLSGLYQHRDDWVDNVYAGPSADGTVTPKKNAMGGFNDRNFRAQVLLTPTETFSILASGHLRDYDGTSTLFLRNAITKGSNKVDVPRDQVAYDEAQDNPQAYKTYGASVKATLDLGGVSLTSITGYETTSGYSRGDTDGGAAANYGGVGFGQSMGQVRDLDQYTQELRLASTGNGAFKWQVGGFYFDSRDNTDFYQRAYFLQGAARNPNNWVRLHNVNTSWALFGQASYQVTPELTLTAGARQTKDTKKTRLVKTADTAAGAVTYTGRRYVRLSDSTPSWDLSALYQVNPDLSVYARVARGFRGPTIQGRSAVFNADFTTADSEKILSWEAGFKSSLFDNKLRLNATAFYYTVKDIQLNGNDSNGNGVLFNADKAEAYGFEADAEFRPVRNLAISAGVSLLHSEIKDKRVYAQVCALNGVVVCTVENPTIKVGANTFAQIDGQPLPNAPKYNLNLAARYDIPLTDSGKLFVSTDWNLQGYTNFVLYKTKEFTSKGNFEGGLKLGYTGNDGQYEIALFARNITNEKNLKGVIENYMAAVYNEPRIIGVSFSGKLN; translated from the coding sequence ATGACCGTCTCCACTGTCCGGCGCGCCGCGCTGATGTTCGGCGTCGCCTTCGCCGCCCTGGCCGCCGCGCCGTCCTTCGCCCAGGCCGCGCCCGCCGACGAAGCCTCGTCGGGCGAAGGCCTCGACGAGATCATCGTCACCGCGGAGCGCCGCGAGGAGAATCTGCAGCGCGTCCCCGTCTCGGTCGGCGTCGTCAACGGCGACAATATCCGCGCCTATACCAGCGGCGGCGACGACACGCTGCTCGCCCTCTCCGGCCGCGTGCCCAGCCTCTATGCGGAGACCACCACGGGCCGCATCTTCCCGCGCTTCTACATCCGCGGCCTCGGCAATATCGACTTCTACCTCGGCGCGTCGCAGCCGGTCTCGATCATCCAGGACGACATCGTCCTCGAGCATGTCGTGCTCAAGTCGAACCCGGTCTACGACACCCAGCAGGTCGAGGTGTTGCGCGGCCCGCAAGGCTCGCTGTTCGGCCGCAACACCACCGCCGGCATCATCAAGTTCGACAGCATCAAGCCGTCGAACGCGTTCGAGGCGCGCGCCTCGGCCAGCTATGGCAGCTACAACACGATCACGGTCGACGCCGGTGTCGGCGGCCCGATCGTCGAGGACAAGGTCGCCGTCCGCCTGTCGGGCCTGTACCAGCACCGCGACGACTGGGTCGACAATGTCTATGCCGGCCCGAGCGCCGACGGCACCGTCACCCCCAAGAAGAACGCGATGGGCGGCTTCAACGACCGCAACTTCCGCGCCCAGGTGCTGCTGACCCCGACCGAGACCTTCTCGATCCTCGCCTCGGGCCATCTGCGCGACTATGACGGCACCTCGACGCTGTTCCTGCGCAACGCGATCACCAAGGGCTCGAACAAGGTCGACGTGCCGCGCGACCAGGTCGCCTATGACGAGGCGCAGGACAATCCGCAGGCCTACAAGACCTATGGCGCGTCGGTGAAGGCGACGCTCGACCTGGGCGGCGTGTCGCTGACCTCGATCACCGGCTATGAGACCACCTCGGGCTACAGCCGCGGCGACACCGACGGCGGCGCGGCGGCCAATTATGGCGGCGTCGGCTTCGGCCAGTCGATGGGCCAGGTCCGCGACCTCGACCAATATACCCAGGAGCTTCGCCTCGCCAGCACCGGCAACGGCGCGTTCAAGTGGCAGGTCGGCGGCTTCTACTTCGACAGCCGCGACAACACCGACTTCTACCAGCGCGCCTATTTCCTCCAGGGCGCCGCCCGCAACCCGAACAACTGGGTGCGGCTGCACAACGTCAACACCTCCTGGGCGCTGTTCGGCCAGGCCAGCTATCAGGTCACGCCCGAGCTGACCCTGACCGCCGGCGCGCGCCAGACCAAGGACACCAAGAAGACCCGGCTGGTGAAGACCGCCGACACCGCGGCCGGCGCGGTCACCTATACCGGCCGCCGCTACGTCCGCCTGTCGGACTCGACGCCGAGCTGGGACCTGAGCGCGCTCTACCAGGTCAATCCCGACCTGAGCGTCTATGCCCGCGTCGCCCGCGGCTTCCGCGGCCCGACCATCCAGGGCCGCTCGGCGGTGTTCAACGCCGACTTCACCACCGCGGATTCGGAGAAGATCCTGTCCTGGGAAGCCGGCTTCAAGAGCAGCCTGTTCGACAACAAGCTGCGCCTGAACGCGACCGCCTTCTACTATACGGTCAAGGACATCCAGCTCAACGGCAACGACTCGAACGGCAACGGCGTGCTGTTCAACGCCGACAAGGCGGAGGCCTATGGCTTCGAGGCCGACGCCGAGTTCCGTCCGGTCCGCAACCTCGCCATCTCGGCCGGCGTCAGCCTGCTGCACAGCGAGATCAAGGACAAGCGCGTCTATGCGCAGGTCTGCGCGCTCAACGGCGTGGTGGTCTGCACGGTCGAGAATCCGACGATCAAGGTCGGCGCCAACACCTTCGCGCAGATCGACGGCCAGCCGCTGCCGAACGCGCCGAAGTACAACCTGAACCTCGCCGCCCGCTACGACATCCCGCTGACCGACAGCGGCAAGCTGTTCGTCTCGACCGACTGGAACCTGCAGGGCTACACCAACTTCGTCCTCTACAAGACGAAGGAGTTCACCTCGAAGGGCAACTTCGAAGGCGGGCTGAAGCTCGGCTACACCGGCAATGACGGCCAGTATGAGATCGCGCTGTTCGCGCGCAACATCACCAATGAGAAGAACCTCAAGGGCGTGATCGAGAACTACATGGCCGCCGTCTACAACGAGCCGCGCATCATCGGCGTCTCGTTCAGCGGCAAGCTGAACTAA
- a CDS encoding Cupin 2, conserved barrel domain protein (PFAM: Cupin 2, conserved barrel domain protein), translating to MPRIDIDAVPVSSGCSYPHPFKDICLGATWRKLGDAAGLDDFGVNLVRLPPGRWSSQRHWHSVEDEFVMMLEGEVVAVEDDGDHVLRAGDCIGWKAGVANGHCLQNRSDRDAVYLEIGSRRPSTDACHYPDIDMDARPGESFYRHLDGTPYPKE from the coding sequence GTGCCCAGGATCGACATCGACGCCGTGCCCGTCAGCAGCGGCTGCAGCTATCCGCATCCCTTCAAGGACATCTGCCTGGGCGCCACCTGGCGCAAGCTGGGCGATGCGGCGGGGCTCGACGATTTCGGAGTCAACCTCGTCCGCCTGCCGCCGGGCCGATGGTCGAGCCAGCGCCACTGGCACAGCGTCGAGGACGAGTTCGTCATGATGCTGGAGGGCGAGGTCGTGGCGGTCGAGGACGATGGCGACCATGTCCTGCGCGCCGGCGACTGCATCGGCTGGAAGGCCGGCGTGGCCAACGGCCATTGCCTGCAGAACCGGAGCGATCGCGACGCCGTCTATCTGGAGATCGGATCGCGGCGGCCGTCGACCGACGCCTGCCACTATCCCGACATCGACATGGACGCGCGGCCGGGCGAGTCCTTCTACCGCCATCTCGACGGGACGCCCTATCCGAAGGAATGA
- a CDS encoding diguanylate cyclase with PAS/PAC sensor (TIGRFAM: PAS sensor protein; diguanylate cyclase~PFAM: GGDEF domain containing protein; GAF domain protein; PAS fold-3 domain protein; PAS fold-4 domain protein; PAS fold domain protein~SMART: PAS domain containing protein; PAC repeat-containing protein) gives MAQLSSHRDWSKELLAVQSAIAATPGDIDQVMDLIVVGALRTIPHAAGALVEMRDRNEGEFRAASGMAAPFVGARERFSGTLFEQCVLSRRVHHCPDTQDDPLVDAESCRALGIGSILLAPVVHEGAVVGVLKLYGPRARIFDEQDMLIAQLLAGLITTGLARMDRRDAHSELDRMATRFKATFDQAAVGIAHVAPDGRFLLVNDRFCTIAGHSREALMQGGFQQITHSADLDSDLDNVHQLVAGDIVSYVMEKRYVRADRQIVWVNLTVSLVRNGVGHPDFFVAVVEDITRRKMAEERALHDPLTGLPNRRWLAEHFGSFFGGMPRESVIAYLDLDGFKAVNDRFGHAEGDRCLSDVASSLERVLRDRDSICRIAGDEFVILMPDTDHATALGLIGEFRSAVRKLCRERPWKIGISTGAVMIDAQQFASLDDVLEAADRLMYRAKKEPGIAPIICNIRDVLAA, from the coding sequence ATGGCGCAACTTTCTTCCCATAGGGACTGGTCCAAGGAACTGCTCGCCGTGCAATCGGCGATCGCCGCCACGCCGGGCGACATCGACCAGGTGATGGACCTGATCGTCGTGGGCGCCCTGCGGACCATCCCCCACGCCGCCGGCGCGCTCGTCGAGATGCGCGACCGGAACGAAGGCGAATTCCGCGCCGCCAGCGGCATGGCCGCCCCGTTTGTCGGCGCGCGCGAGCGTTTCAGCGGCACCCTGTTCGAGCAATGCGTACTGTCGCGCCGGGTCCATCATTGCCCCGATACGCAGGACGATCCGCTGGTCGACGCCGAAAGCTGCCGCGCGCTCGGCATCGGTTCGATCCTGCTGGCGCCGGTCGTCCATGAAGGCGCGGTGGTCGGCGTGCTCAAGCTCTACGGGCCGCGCGCAAGAATCTTCGACGAACAGGACATGCTGATCGCCCAGCTTCTCGCCGGGCTGATCACCACCGGCCTCGCCCGGATGGACCGCCGCGACGCGCACAGCGAGCTCGACCGGATGGCGACGCGCTTCAAGGCGACGTTCGACCAGGCCGCGGTCGGCATCGCCCATGTCGCGCCCGACGGCCGCTTCCTGCTGGTCAACGACCGCTTCTGCACGATCGCGGGCCATTCGCGCGAGGCGCTGATGCAGGGCGGCTTCCAGCAGATCACCCACAGCGCCGACCTCGACAGCGATCTCGACAATGTCCACCAGCTCGTGGCGGGGGACATCGTCTCCTACGTCATGGAGAAACGCTATGTCCGCGCCGACCGGCAGATCGTCTGGGTCAACCTGACCGTCTCGCTGGTCCGCAACGGCGTCGGCCATCCCGACTTCTTCGTCGCGGTGGTCGAGGACATCACCCGCCGCAAGATGGCCGAGGAACGCGCGCTGCACGATCCGCTGACCGGCCTGCCCAACCGGCGCTGGCTGGCCGAGCATTTCGGCAGCTTCTTCGGCGGGATGCCACGCGAGAGCGTGATCGCCTATCTCGACCTCGACGGGTTCAAGGCGGTCAACGACCGCTTCGGCCATGCCGAGGGCGACCGTTGCCTGAGCGACGTCGCGAGCAGCCTCGAACGGGTGCTGCGCGACCGCGATTCGATCTGCCGCATCGCCGGCGACGAGTTCGTGATCCTGATGCCCGACACCGACCATGCGACGGCGCTGGGCCTGATCGGCGAGTTCCGCAGCGCGGTGCGCAAGCTGTGCCGGGAGCGGCCGTGGAAGATCGGCATCAGCACCGGCGCGGTGATGATCGACGCGCAGCAGTTCGCCAGCCTCGACGACGTCCTCGAAGCGGCCGACCGGCTGATGTACCGGGCCAAGAAGGAACCCGGCATCGCCCCGATCATCTGCAACATCCGCGACGTGCTGGCGGCGTGA
- a CDS encoding thiamine biosynthesis protein ThiS (TIGRFAM: thiamine biosynthesis protein ThiS~PFAM: thiamineS protein; thiazole biosynthesis family protein), translating to MTGRSATRQAFPLRWCDPHPYMAPRRKAKAHTAPPIGDPMTNPDGTIQVRINGEHRRVRAGLTIADLALELGLEPTKVAVERNLEVVPRSTLGQVLLDDGDELEIVHFVGGGDHGVTLDDDSWTVAGRTFRSRLIVGTGKYKDFAQNAAAVEASGAEIVTVAVRRVNVADPKAPMLTDYIDPKKITYLPNTAGCYTGEEAIRTLRLAREAGGWDLVKLEVLGEAKTLYPDMVETLRATEVLAKEGFKPMVYCVDDPIAAKRLEDAGAVAIMPLGAPIGSGLGIQNRVTIRLIVEGTSLPVLVDAGVGTASEASSAMELGCAGVLMNTAIAEAKNPVMMARAMKLAVESGRLAYRAGRMGRRMYADPSSPLAGLI from the coding sequence ATGACCGGGCGATCCGCCACGCGGCAAGCCTTTCCGTTGCGATGGTGCGACCCGCACCCCTATATGGCCCCCCGACGCAAAGCGAAAGCGCATACGGCGCCACCCATTGGAGATCCCATGACCAATCCCGACGGCACGATCCAGGTCCGCATCAACGGCGAGCACCGCCGGGTCAGGGCAGGGCTGACGATCGCCGACCTCGCGCTGGAACTGGGGCTGGAGCCGACCAAGGTCGCGGTCGAGCGCAATCTGGAGGTTGTGCCCCGCTCGACCTTGGGGCAGGTGCTGCTCGACGATGGCGACGAGCTGGAAATCGTCCATTTTGTTGGTGGTGGAGATCATGGCGTGACGCTTGACGACGACAGCTGGACGGTGGCGGGGCGGACCTTCCGGTCGCGGCTGATCGTCGGCACCGGCAAGTACAAGGACTTCGCCCAGAACGCCGCCGCGGTCGAGGCGTCGGGGGCGGAGATCGTCACCGTCGCGGTCCGTCGCGTCAACGTCGCCGATCCCAAGGCGCCGATGCTGACCGACTATATCGACCCGAAGAAGATCACCTATTTGCCCAACACCGCCGGCTGCTACACCGGCGAGGAGGCGATCCGCACGCTGCGCCTGGCGCGCGAGGCGGGCGGCTGGGACCTCGTCAAGCTCGAGGTGCTGGGCGAGGCGAAGACGCTCTATCCCGACATGGTCGAGACGCTGCGGGCGACCGAGGTGCTGGCCAAGGAAGGCTTCAAGCCGATGGTCTATTGCGTCGACGATCCGATCGCCGCCAAGCGGCTGGAGGATGCCGGCGCGGTCGCGATCATGCCGCTCGGCGCGCCGATCGGCTCGGGCCTCGGCATCCAGAACCGGGTGACGATCCGCCTGATCGTCGAGGGCACCAGCCTGCCGGTGCTGGTCGACGCCGGGGTCGGCACCGCGTCGGAGGCGTCGTCGGCGATGGAGCTGGGCTGCGCGGGCGTGCTGATGAACACCGCGATCGCCGAGGCGAAGAACCCGGTGATGATGGCGCGCGCGATGAAGCTGGCGGTCGAGAGCGGCCGCCTCGCCTATCGCGCCGGCCGCATGGGCCGCCGCATGTACGCCGATCCGTCGAGCCCGCTGGCCGGGCTGATCTGA